The Dryobates pubescens isolate bDryPub1 chromosome 42, bDryPub1.pri, whole genome shotgun sequence genomic sequence cctgtctgcacaggagaggtgctccaggcccctgatCCTCTTCactccactccagcagctccatggcctTGTCTTGAGGGCCCCAGCAgacctttctctctctgaaagCAAACCCTGGTGGGCAATCAAAGGAACCTACTAGCAGATCCTTTGCACCTCCTCACAAGTGATGCAAGTGCACAGGGCTCTGTTTCTTGGGGAGCAGCTCTTGTGTCCCATGCAAGTGAGATGCCTGCGTGCTGAGGTGGACACTGCAGGTGCTCGAGGTCCCTCTTGCCTCCCTTGTCTCTAAAGGGAGTCTGTAGCTTGGGCTCTCCGTCACCTGATCTGTGCTAAAGGTGTCCTGCTGCAGTCCTCTTCCCTATTCCCCTGCCAcacgagcagcacagcactagAGGAGAACAAGAAGCTtttgctcagcagcctgggctgtgtctCAGCACTCTGGAGCCAGCCTTGGCAAATCCACTCATGgctgctttcctctcttcccacaGAGCTTTTCAGGATCCAGCGCTACCAAGGTAAGCAGCAGGGCGATGGTGGAGCTGAGCACTCGCTGGgagtgcagctctggcaggcagctcccagtgctCAGAGAGCTCTTGGCTGAGGAACATGCTCAGGGCAGGGATTCTTTGAGAGCTTTGGACTTGGTTGtgtgctgccacagcccctgcctgtgcttgACAGGAGCCATCCCAGCTGTGGGGAAGAGGGATGGTCAACCAGCATTGGTTGCTTCAGGCCCTGCCTCCCACTCCTGGCTTTGCCCTCTTTCAAGGCTCAGGAgaagtgcctgcagctgctcttgctCCACTGAAGGCTCAGTTCCTTAGTCTTTAAATCTGAGTTGAGATGAGATTGAAAATCTCCTTCAGGCTTTGCTAAGGAGTTCACCATGACCCCCACCCAAATTCCAGCTGCTGGTCCTGCATTTCCACAGCCATGGGACTTGTGTCCAGCTGGCTCAACACTTGGCTGTCCTCCACCATCATTGCCAGCAGGATCTGCTCCCACACACCAGTTTTCAGCAGTTACTGAACACTTTGGGTCTGTATTTTagcagctcttgctggccacTGAGTGTCTGCAGTGATTGCCAGGTGGGtttcagctgcctgccagcctgatCCCTGATCTCTctggcttcctcctccctttctgtCACACAGAACTTCCTTTGGCCATTGTGATGGCAGCTCCTCAGGCCTGTAAAAGTCTATTGTAGTTCTGGTGTTGCCAAGGAGGAGCTGCATGGCCAGCTCctggtccttctcctcaggccATCCCCCCAGCAATTCCTGGTCAGCAGCCCGAGGGAGGGACATGGAAGGTATGGGAGGAGAGAAGCTGGAGGTCCCCTGGGGCAAGAGGCTGCCAGGTGCACCTAAGcatggagggggaggaagagcaaGGGAGAGGTGGGTGAGGACACAGAGGAGAAagtctcagcaaagcagagcttgtGCTGACTGCTCCTCATGGCATGACTTGGTGGTTGCAGGGGATGTCACCCTGGATGCCGACACAGCTCACCCCAGACTGGCGATCTCTGAGGCGGGGAAGAGTGTGAAAGACACTGGGGCCCTGAGGGATGTTCCCAGGAATGCTCTGAGGTTTGACAGCCACCTGTTTGTGCTGGCAAAGGAAGGCTACACCTCGGGCAGGCACTACTGGCAAGTGGATGTtggcaggaggaaaagctggACCTTGGGTGTTGCGCGGGAGTCTGTGACTCGCAAAGGGACCTTGACTCTGTCCCCTGAGAATGGCTTCTGGGCCATAGGGCTTGTAGATGGGCGAGACTGCTGGGCCTTCGTGGAGCCATGGTCCCCTTTGAGTGTGGGTGGGAGGCCACAAAAGATTGGGCTCTTCCTGGACGTCTCAGCCAAGCAGCTGTTGGTTTACGATGTCGGTAAGAAAAGAGCTCTGCACACTTTTACccttgctgggggcagcagccaggcagagaagttttttcctttcttctccacaGGTCTTACTTCTGGAACGCCTGAGGATGAGCCTCTAAGCATAGTGCAGCACACTGCTGATGATGACTAGTTCTGTGCATTGTGCTGAAGGAAGGCCACTCCCTAATGGTTTTGCTTcctcttctattttctttctgttagaAAAAGCTTCTCCAGTAGCATAGGAAATAGGTTTTGAGACACAACTAGAAGTAGTTTCAGTTAAGCTGGGTAATGGTAATGCCTTGGGCTTAGATAGcattgcagctgcagagagacacaGGGAAGCAGTCTCTGGCTTGGAAGCTGTGAAACTGGCCACAAACCAATGAGAAGAAACAACTGGCAAGAGAGGATCAGGACTGCAAGGTGTTTGGAAAGCATCCAAGACCAGGAAGTGAAAGGACTTTCTCTCTTTAAAGAAGTTTGTAGCCTTGTAATGCATCTGTCTTGTTCAGCCTTCCATGAGCAGTGTGGTTGCCTTGCTCAGGGCTCccagccttctgcagagctccagtgcaggctgtgtgtgatgTAATAAAGGATACTGCTTAGTGGTCACATTGGTGTGGGGGTCATTAAGTTCAAGCACTGTGTCAGCTTGGTGAGCCAGCCAGGACACAGCTTGACTTTCCACTCAaggtctgtggaaaatttccaaGGCATCAGCTGAAAACTGccacaggaggaaaacaaaaggcagagagaTTTGGATTTACACAGAATATTTAACGCCTCCAGTACAACAGTATCAGCTTCCATCAGTGTCTGTATgacacagaaagaaagggaaaggaaaaacccTGCCCAGAATGCTGGCAACAAGCAAAGCTGCGgactcctgctccaggcccgGAGAGCAAGAGAGCGACCGAGAGTCTCCTCTCCAGCATGGCAATGCCGCACACGGTGGCAGTGCCCTACAGGGtggtgtgatgggttgaaatcCACCTCTCCCcccattaactttgccagggcagcccagttggaagcaaatgaagctgtatttgcaggcAAAACTCCCCTCTGCAATGGATAGGTATGAAATACCCAGGATTTACAAtgtttacaattagcaaacaacacaacccccctggccagagaccagggaagccttTCCACTGCGCTCTactccctgccccaagagagaaaggagcagagagaaagctggggttagacttaaccaaaaactagatttgaagggggaaggggctgaaaccagtccccccaggcaggcgtctgggggtggtaagctagagccagaggtgaaaccagcagcctggctgcagtgcatgtacactgaTGCATGAAGTATGGGctacaaacaagaggagctggaagccttgctgcagcaggaaagttatgtagttgccatcacagagttGTGGTGGTAtggactcacatgactggagtgctgcaattgatggctacaggctcttcaggagagccaggcaaggaggaaggggtggaggggtggccctgtacatcagggaggcactagatgccactgagctggagatcagggaccatgaggttgagtgcctgtgggtgagaattagagggaaggccaacagggctgacatcctggttggagtctgttacagaccacccaaccaggaagaagatgttgatgagtcatcctataggcagcttaaggctgtctcaaagatcgcctgaccttgttctcatgggtgacttcaacctgcctgacatctgctgggatctcaacatagcagagaggaggtaatcta encodes the following:
- the LOC128899255 gene encoding E3 ubiquitin-protein ligase TRIM39-like, translated to METLLKAVQNVQTVQEATRHNLQILRAELQNNQELFRIQRYQGDVTLDADTAHPRLAISEAGKSVKDTGALRDVPRNALRFDSHLFVLAKEGYTSGRHYWQVDVGRRKSWTLGVARESVTRKGTLTLSPENGFWAIGLVDGRDCWAFVEPWSPLSVGGRPQKIGLFLDVSAKQLLVYDVGKKRALHTFTLAGGSSQAEKFFPFFSTGLTSGTPEDEPLSIVQHTADDD